AACTCGCAGCCGCAGAACCAGTCTCGCTCGCTGACCGACTCGGTCTCAGTGAATCACGAGTGACGTCCTGGATCGAGCAAGCGAGGCAGTTCACGGGCTCGTCAGACGATAGTACTGGAAGCAGTTGACCGTCGGTTCGTGGTAAGCGACGAATGCTTACGTGACGATGATGCCGCCGTCGATCTCCATGTAGGGATGGCCGTAGCCGCAGTAGGTCAGGCAGCTCAACGTGTAATCGCCACGTCGCGTCGCACTGAGTTGACGAACGGCAGGTCTGGTGGCACTCTGAGGGAGCGCGACTGGGTGCATCATACCACCAGCCATGTGAACCTGTCCGGATGGCATGATCGCGATGCTGTGGTCGGGATACTGCTCGTTTGCTTCTTCCAGCAGTTCGTGGAAGTCGCCGTCAGCAGGGGGCGGGATGCGCTCTTCGTTTCGCTCTTCGAGCGCTTCGTGGTCGGGGATGGCCTCGCGGATCGATGATGGAAGAGATTGCATGGCTTGACTCGAGAGCGTGTTGAACGAAACGACCCGAAGAACATCGTTACGTTGCAGGCTGACACGCTCCAGTTCCTCGCCAGATTCGTCAAAGATGACGAAGCCCCAGTGGTAGGCTCCGATGTAGATCGTTCTGTCGACACCGCCACCACTGCCTGGAAGGTTCCTGACACAGCCCGCGAGACTTGTGATGCCAGCTCCGAGCGCCGTCAGGAATTTCCGCCGCTGTACTGTCGGGGACATGATGGTGGATTACTGCGACTCCTCGCGGCGGAGCTTCGCACGACGTTCCTCGAACTCCTCGTCGGAGAGATCACCGCGAGCGTACGCCACTCGGAGTTCCTCGAGGGCGCGGTCTGAGCTCATCGACGGTCCAACGCGGCCGACGAGGCCGCGATAGAGGAGGTACCCGATACCGACGAGGACGACGAGCCAGACGAGCATCATCCCGATGCCCCACAGAGGTGAGAGGCCGCCAGCCATCCCGCCGCCCCACCACCACCCCATCATCCCCATCATCGGCACCGCGAATACCATCATTAGCAGCGGGAACAGGACGATCACTGCGAGAACGATTAGGACGATGCGGAGCAGGCCGTCGGAGGTGCGCTCGGTGGACATGGTGAACAACTACGGACTTCGTCGACTGCGTCCATAAAGTTGGACGACCAGTACTGCTCCAGTGATGGCTCCTGACTTGGGGATAGCCGATACGTTGCTCTGTGTTCTGACTGAGGTGAGTCCACTCAGCAGCAGTCGGAGTCGTCGGGAGACCACTGGCACGCGTCGCCAGTCGTCAAGTTGTTTTCGTCCACGTAGGTCGAGAGACACGCGTAGTTGCAGAAGTACGTCGGCGATCCACAGTCGTCGGTACAGTCGCGCACACAGATTGGGTCGTGGTCGAAGATACGCGATCCGCAGTAGGCGCACGTCTCATCGACGTCCGGGAGTTCGACGGTCGTAGACATACCCGTGCCACGGGGAAGAGTCAAGAAAGTATTTCGCCAGTTGAACATCCATACTTCGACTCCGGGCTGTCACCGGCGGTAGTGTGCCTGAACTACTAAAATTCGATTGCCCCGATCATTGGCTCTCCCACACACTTCGGGCAGTCATCGGTGTCGTATTCTTCCATACAGTGCCGGTGACAGCAGCACCCGCAGTGCTCGCAGACGAACACCCCGTCGTCGCTGGTGCACCGTGAATCACAGATGTAGCATCGAGCCATTGGTTCCTCGAACGTACGGTAGCTATCGGCATAAATCGCTGTGCTCGCAATTCTCCGCTGGTGATACCTGGTTTCGGTACGGATCGTCCGGCAGCGAGATTGACTACTGGCTCGTGATCAGCGAGCGTGAGGCCCTCCACACGCACAGCATTCGATAGGCTTCAGTTCTCTGGGCTCTGTTGAAACCCTCCAGCCGTGATAGGTTCCCGGTGGCCGTGTTACGTATAGGGAAACAACATAGCACGCCAATTTGTATCGGACAAAATCAGCTAAGAAGAGCATCTGCCAGAGTAGATGCCACGAGCTGTAGAACAAAAGGGGGTCAAATAATGTAATGATAGAGCGTTCACAGAATATGCATCGGAGTCAAATCAAGCGTATCCTCGAGTTTTTCGTCATAGGGATCGTATTCGGTGTAACCGAAGACATTCTTGCAGTCTTGATCGCGACTGATGCAGAACTTACATTTGACATAGTTGGAGTGGTAGTCCTGATTGCAATCCCATTTGCTATTATCTCAGAACTCATTGTTGACCATCCAAAGTTCTTAGCTTTCGACAGAATATCGATGTTAGTGAATTCGTCAATTTTCGGTCGCTCTAGTATCCAAAACAGGAATACGCCCGGTAACCTTCAGGAAGAGACTGCTCCGTGGCCACACCATCAGTATCACTGTGATATCTGTAACACTGAGTTTGAAACAGGAGCATTACTCCAAGAGCATCTTGACCGCCAACATACCGGTGTACATATCTATTGGTCTATTCACGCCGATGAAGCAAGGTAGTAGCGTAGTGTGGCGTTCAGTTCGCATATCTACGTAACAGTTGTTTCAGTCAAAAACACATCTGAAGAATGGGGTTTCAACAGAGCCGTTCTCTTGATTCTTCACCAATCGCTCACGGCGTCGCTGGAACTCCGCTTCGTCGATCTCGCCACGTGCGTACCGTCGTTGGAGGGGTTCCATCGCGGAATCGTCACTCTCGGAAGGTTCGTCACCTGAACCTAGCGCCCAGTAGAGGAGTCCGCCGATTAGCCCGAGCATTCCGAGTACCCCACCAACGAACGGCAACCCGCCGAATCAGCCGCTGTTCCGGCCGCTCATCATACCGCCGTTTCGACCGTTCATCATCCCCGGGCCAGACCCCATCGTTCCGCCACCGGAGTTCTCGCCACCTCTGGTGCTGGATCCATACGCTACCGCGCCTTGTTCGACGATCGCGTCGCTCTCAGGTACGGCACCGTCCGGGATTGGACTCTCTTCGGCTGGACCGCCGGGGTTGCCGGTAACGATGCGACCGACTTGTGCGGGATACAGTAGTAGTCGTACGTGCCCGGTTCTTCGAACGTGTACTCGAACCCTCCTGACGAGATGACCCCACGATCGAATCCGCTGGCGTCGGATGGAATCCGGTTCTCGTAGGCCGTTGCCGAGTGTGCACCGGCTGCTATCTCGAAGCGGACGGTCGTGCCGGGTTCGACGTGGTGCCCGATCGGGTCGAAATAGTTGTTGCCCATCTTCACGACGGGCGTCTCCTGTGCGCTCGCTGGCTGAGAGAGGGCTGCGCTGGCGACTGCGCCTGCACCGAGCACTCTCAGGAACTGACGTCGACTATCGTCGACTATAGTTCGTCATATGAGGTGAATCGGTCGCTGGGTTCGTTATCCGCGCACGACATCGACGAGGCGCTGGGCGAATCCAGATGACTGCTGGGTCGCGCTCTCGATAGCCGATTCCAGGTCGTTCCGGTCGACAATGCCGATGAATTCAGCGGTCTGTTCACCGTTCGCGTAGACGAGTGTCGTCGGCGTCTTCCGGACGCCGTACTCCTCGGCCGTTTCCAGATCTTTCTGGATGTCGACCTCTCGAAACTCGACGTCGGGGTATTCGTCCTCGATGCCCTCGTTTTTCTCCCGCTGTGTTGCGCATGCTCCGCACGTCTCTTGGGTGAAGAGGATGACTTCGGCCACACAGTATACTACGGTATTGGGACTTAAACACATTGCTATTCAGAATCGTAAGCTGAGAGGATTCCATCTCTTCGATTCGAAGGCGCGCTCACACAGTGGTGATCGGGAGTAGCATCACGAATGAATTCGATCACACAGGCGTGGGGAGTACGCACCTTAGTGCGTACTCGTTGGTTTACTCCGACCGTTCGAGCCTGTCGCGGCGGGCTTCGAACTCCTCGTCAGTGAGGTCGCCGCGAGCGTATGCCGCGCGGAGTTCCTCCATTGCGGGATTTCGAGACGTCTGCGTTTCGCTCATGCGCCGGAAGACGAGGTAGCCACCGCCGAGGAGGATGAGGAGCGGGACGAGCATCCCGATGAACGGCCACCATCCACCAGTTCCGCCATACTGACCCATCATCCCACCGTAACCCATCATCCCGCCGAAGCCCATCCCCATTGTGAGCAACGGGAGCAGGATGATCGCTCCGAGGATGAGGAGAACGATGGTCGTGGTGTCGAGCTGGTTCGATGAAGCCATCGAAGATCAGGCCCCCAACGTGGACTCTTGTTCGTCGGTGACGGCCGAGAGAACACGCTCGAAACGCTCGTTGACCTCGGTCGCGATGGAGTCGAGCGCATCGTTGCCTGCGATGCCGACCAATTGCTGCGGATCGACGGCACTCACAACGATATCGCCGTCATCGGTTTCGTAGACGATGACGTTACACGGGAGGAGTGCGCCGAGTTCGATTTCTTCGGTCAGTCCCTCGTATGCCAGCGGGGGATTGCATGCACCGAGAATGCGGTACTGGCGAAATTCTTCGCCGAGTTTCTCCTTGAGCGTCGCCTGGATGTCAATGTCACAGAGGACGCCGAACCCTTCGTCTTCGAGCGCTGCGATCGTGGTGTCGACGATGTCGTCGAAATCGCCGGTGACTGAAGTCTGTATTGTGTATTCCATGGAATATCATACCCCGTCCACGGGGTTAACGGTTGGGTGCCTCAACGACGGGTGTTGGAGGGGTGGTGTACCATCTGGAACAGCAACTGTTCCGGTCATCCGGTACGTTCGAGCTGTTTTCGCCGTCGATCAAATTCGTCGTCTGAGAGCTCCCCGCGGGCGTAGCGCTCGCGGAGAACCGATAGCGACTGCTCATCGTTCCCGCCGGAACCTCGGTTGAGGAGCGCATAGACGATGTAGAGCGGGACGGCGATGAGGAGCCCCATCCAGAGGAGTCCCCAGAGCCCCATCGCTCCGCCGAAGAGGCCCCAGCCGCCGCCCATCATGCCGCCGCCGCCGTAGCTCCCACCACCGTGGGCAGCAGCCGTTCCAGTCGCCGCGACCAGCAGCGGAACGGTGAGTATCGCGAGTCGACGAGCAGTGCGTCCGATGTGAGTGGTGAGTTGCGTCATTATCTTGAGTTGGTGAGTTATGGTGTTCGGTTGGAGCGATCGAAACGGACAGGGGCGTCAGCAGTGGCCCTGCCCGTACATCCTGCCGTCGTCGTCAGCCATGTCCTGAGCCATCTCGTCGACGGTCACACCCATGTGCGACTCCATCCACTCGACGCTACCAGGGCCCATGTGCTCGGTCATCTGCGCCTCCATCCAGGCTGCCCAGTCGGCGGCGGCCCCATCAGCCGGGGGCGCGTCGTCTGCGGTCGTTTCGTTGCCGTGTGCGCTGACCACGGGTGCGGCGAACGCGAGTCCGACGATCGCGAGCGCCACGAGCAGCCACCGGCCGAGTGTGAAGTTGGTCATTGTCTTTCTCCTCGGTTACTCGTAGGACTGCTCGGGAGTTATCGACGTGGGTGTGAATCCACTCAGGAGAACGTTCGAGAACGTGTATAGATCGCTCTAAACGTTTTTCAGGAATAGACTCGTTCATCCCTGCCGAATTCGCCAGGGATTGGGCTAGCCCTCTTTAATCTCGTGTAGCGGTCGGGGCGACGAGGGTGGTGGTAGGCGCTTTGGAATACATTTTGTTGGCACTGTTGAAACCCTATTCTTCAGACAGATTTTGAAGTATAACCGCTGACCACTACACATACAACCCGATCAGCAACTCACCTAACCGTCACGAGTGCTATTAATGGGGACGCGTTGATACGGTCGACGCTTACCGTCGACTTCTTGCGACAAAGAGCAGTTCTCTTCGGCCACGTGGCCTCTACGTTCGCTGCGATCGACTGGGTTTGTAATGTTCTTTCAGCCACCTCGCGATTCCATCGAGACTGGGGAACAACGTTCGATGATTGATGTTCGCCTGGTCCAACTTGTCGCGAAACTCTCGCTTGCACTCTGCGGGAATGATGACCTTCCAGTAGAGGTCCGGATGTCGGCCGAACCACTCGTCCATGGACGTCCGGGGGTTGGCAGTCATCGAGAAGAGCGCCGCCTGATTGATGATACGCCGATCGATTGCTGGTGGCTCGAAGAAGACGATATAATCCTCACTTCGTTGCTTCGAGAATTCTGTAAGGATATCTCTGACGTTGTGCATCGGAACCGTTCGACGGTCTGTATCCTGGCTGTCGGTTTCCTTGGAACCCTCGATCACCTGCGTCATGAGGTCGTCGAGCATCTCCGCGTTGAACATGTCCGCCCCCATCTCGCCGAGAAACTCCTGAAAGTAGTCGGGAAGGAGTTCGTGGGCGGCCCCATAATCGACGGCCCATAGGACGCCGTCAGCGTCAGGTGAGCCGCCAGTTGCAAAGTATGCAGCAACTGCCGGGGAGGACGTCCAATCGAGGAGTCGTGTCGGCAACCCGTGGTGTTGGGCGAGTGTCATGAGATGGAACGGGGATTCGGGCTGGTTGATTTCCTGACGCGCGTACTGTCGGAAGTTGCGGAGTAGATGGATCTCTAATTCCCACTTGCCCGACTCGCCGACGAACCGCTGGAGCGATGTCCTGACGTCGTGGTCGGTGTCGGTAATTCCGCGGAACACGTACGGCGACCGATGCCGCGCTATCTCCTCATTCCACGAGTTCCGGTACATGAGGCGCTGAAGCTTTGGCCACTCGTCCGCGACGAACTCGTTGTCATTCACTCCCATCTGGATTACAGGTACTAGTTGCTCGCGAGGCTTATAGGCACGGTCAAGATTGTGGACAACGCAGGTGAGCGTGAGTTCACGAAATTGCTTCCATCACTGTCTTGACCGGACGAAGGCACCATACTTCCGCGTGAGGTGGAGTACACCGACTCAGACTGACTGCGCTGACCGTAAAGATCGGTATCCAACCGAGCGTTCCACGCTTCATAGAGCGACGAGAACTCACGGTGCTTGATGAGCGGACGCACCTCGTGTTCGTGGGCAAGTGTCCGAATCTTCTGGTCATCATAGCCTTTGTCTCCGAGGAGAACACCTCAGAAGGCACGACGAAGGAGTGTGCATTGTGTGGTGTGAAGACACCAAAGCCCATCTGGGTGCGCGAACACTCGTGTCCGTCGTGTGGATTCGAGACGGACAGGGACGCAAACGCGGCGATGAACGTCCTCAAGCGCGGCTTTGCTGAGCTAGGGCTGGGATGGCCCGAAGACACGCCTGTAGAGACTGTGGCCGCTACGGACGCCGATGACTTCCGAGAGGTGTATGCAAGTCACGTCGTGGAAACAGGAAGCCTGGCCTCGTGAGAGCAGGATTCCCCGCGCCACCGTGCGCGGGGTAACATTCGACTACCACCTCAATTCGACCAAACGCTTCTGATCAGTCACCGCTCCGTTTCTCGTCTAACTGTTCCCCTCATTCGACTTGAAGGTCCCCTCGCATCGTATTTTCGTGTGGGTCGCAGACGTATTGAGCCATCTCACTGCTCGCCGTGATCGCCAGAATCTGGTCCTCGTCCGGTTGGGAAACCACTTCGGTCGAAAGGTCATCGACGACCGCGTCGCTCTCATCGCGGATCTCGATGTTATGGCCACCGCCATCTCCTTCCGTCCAGCCGATCGTGTAGTCTTCATCCTCTTGCAGGACCAGCGTCGGATTCTCTGCACCTTCGATCGATGATGGCGCAAGGCCTTCCCAGTGGCT
The nucleotide sequence above comes from Halosolutus halophilus. Encoded proteins:
- a CDS encoding plastocyanin/azurin family copper-binding protein, with the protein product MLGAGAVASAALSQPASAQETPVVKMGNNYFDPIGHHVEPGTTVRFEIAAGAHSATAYENRIPSDASGFDRGVISSGGFEYTFEEPGTYDYYCIPHKSVASLPATPAVQPKRVQSRTVPYLRATRSSNKAR
- a CDS encoding SHOCT domain-containing protein — translated: MLGLIGGLLYWALGSGDEPSESDDSAMEPLQRRYARGEIDEAEFQRRRERLVKNQENGSVETPFFRCVFD
- a CDS encoding SHOCT domain-containing protein, with product MTQLTTHIGRTARRLAILTVPLLVAATGTAAAHGGGSYGGGGMMGGGWGLFGGAMGLWGLLWMGLLIAVPLYIVYALLNRGSGGNDEQSLSVLRERYARGELSDDEFDRRRKQLERTG
- a CDS encoding thioredoxin family protein — its product is MAEVILFTQETCGACATQREKNEGIEDEYPDVEFREVDIQKDLETAEEYGVRKTPTTLVYANGEQTAEFIGIVDRNDLESAIESATQQSSGFAQRLVDVVRG
- a CDS encoding plastocyanin/azurin family copper-binding protein: MRGGPRGGGPGDGGSGGDGGVSEIEPGTDIEFSAQASHWEGLAPSSIEGAENPTLVLQEDEDYTIGWTEGDGGGHNIEIRDESDAVVDDLSTEVVSQPDEDQILAITASSEMAQYVCDPHENTMRGDLQVE
- a CDS encoding SHOCT domain-containing protein, which codes for MASSNQLDTTTIVLLILGAIILLPLLTMGMGFGGMMGYGGMMGQYGGTGGWWPFIGMLVPLLILLGGGYLVFRRMSETQTSRNPAMEELRAAYARGDLTDEEFEARRDRLERSE
- a CDS encoding FRG domain-containing protein, with translation MGVNDNEFVADEWPKLQRLMYRNSWNEEIARHRSPYVFRGITDTDHDVRTSLQRFVGESGKWELEIHLLRNFRQYARQEINQPESPFHLMTLAQHHGLPTRLLDWTSSPAVAAYFATGGSPDADGVLWAVDYGAAHELLPDYFQEFLGEMGADMFNAEMLDDLMTQVIEGSKETDSQDTDRRTVPMHNVRDILTEFSKQRSEDYIVFFEPPAIDRRIINQAALFSMTANPRTSMDEWFGRHPDLYWKVIIPAECKREFRDKLDQANINHRTLFPSLDGIARWLKEHYKPSRSQRT
- a CDS encoding SHOCT domain-containing protein; the protein is MSTERTSDGLLRIVLIVLAVIVLFPLLMMVFAVPMMGMMGWWWGGGMAGGLSPLWGIGMMLVWLVVLVGIGYLLYRGLVGRVGPSMSSDRALEELRVAYARGDLSDEEFEERRAKLRREESQ
- a CDS encoding DUF302 domain-containing protein; protein product: MEYTIQTSVTGDFDDIVDTTIAALEDEGFGVLCDIDIQATLKEKLGEEFRQYRILGACNPPLAYEGLTEEIELGALLPCNVIVYETDDGDIVVSAVDPQQLVGIAGNDALDSIATEVNERFERVLSAVTDEQESTLGA